Proteins from a single region of Novosphingobium sp. CECT 9465:
- the mtnP gene encoding S-methyl-5'-thioadenosine phosphorylase, protein MRADAIRPGWIRPGWRIGVIGGSGLYDFAALQDAQEIAVSSPFGDPSAPVTIGRIGNVEFVFLPRHGKGHRIPPHAINARANIEVLKRCGVTDVLAISAIGSLREDLAPGSFVAVDQFIDRTHGRLDSFFGEGLVAHVSMADPVCPRLAALAADAADAAGALVHRGGCYLAMQGPQFSTRAESRMYRQWGADVIGMTAMPEARLAREAELPYALLGMVTDYDSWRDGDHVEAGDVLRVMAANAALARAALEHLAALLPIDRIASPIDRALDGAMMTAPAERDPVLTAKLGAVAGRVAG, encoded by the coding sequence TTGCGCGCTGACGCTATCAGACCGGGATGGATCAGGCCGGGATGGCGAATCGGCGTGATCGGCGGTTCGGGACTGTACGATTTCGCGGCACTGCAAGACGCGCAGGAAATCGCAGTGTCCTCTCCCTTTGGCGATCCATCCGCGCCGGTCACGATCGGCCGGATCGGCAATGTCGAGTTCGTCTTCCTGCCGCGCCATGGCAAGGGTCATCGTATTCCGCCCCATGCGATAAATGCGCGTGCGAATATTGAGGTGCTCAAGCGCTGCGGCGTGACTGACGTGCTGGCGATCTCGGCCATCGGTTCCCTGCGAGAAGACCTGGCGCCAGGCAGCTTCGTGGCGGTGGACCAGTTCATCGACCGGACCCATGGACGGCTGGACAGCTTCTTCGGCGAAGGGCTGGTGGCGCATGTCTCCATGGCCGACCCGGTCTGTCCGCGGCTGGCCGCGCTGGCAGCCGATGCTGCCGATGCGGCGGGCGCACTGGTGCATCGTGGCGGATGCTACCTGGCCATGCAGGGGCCGCAATTCTCCACCCGCGCCGAAAGCCGGATGTACCGGCAGTGGGGCGCCGATGTGATCGGTATGACGGCCATGCCGGAGGCGCGGCTCGCACGGGAAGCCGAATTGCCATACGCACTTCTTGGCATGGTGACCGATTACGATTCCTGGCGCGATGGCGATCATGTTGAAGCGGGCGACGTGTTGCGCGTGATGGCGGCGAACGCGGCGCTGGCCCGCGCGGCGCTGGAACATCTGGCTGCGCTTTTGCCAATCGATCGTATCGCAAGCCCCATCGATCGGGCGCTGGACGGAGCAATGATGACCGCCCCGGCAGAGCGCGATCCAGTGCTGACCGCAAAACTGGGAGCAGTAGCTGGACGCGTGGCGGGCTAA
- a CDS encoding fumarylacetoacetate hydrolase family protein — MKLASLPQGRDGRLIVVSDDLAWYADADHIVPTMQGLLDDWDRLIPLIEALSIELAHGAIPRKRFHEREACAPLPRAYQWADGSAYVNHVELVRKARGAELPESFWTDPLMYQGGSDDLRGAREPLLLEDEAWGCDFEAEIVVVTGDVPQGVSPADALRHVRLIGLVNDVSLRNLIPGELAKGFGFVQSKPASHFSPVFITPETLGDAWRGGKLQRTLMVDLNGAPFGRIEAGEECTFDFGVLIAHLAKTRRIGAGSIIGSGTVSNRDADGSPGRPVAQGGRGYACIAEQRMVETIAGGKPVTPFLKWGDSLRIEMRDARGKSIFGAIEQSVSRP, encoded by the coding sequence GTGAAGCTGGCCTCGCTCCCGCAGGGCCGGGACGGGCGTCTCATCGTGGTTTCTGATGATCTGGCATGGTATGCCGATGCCGATCATATCGTGCCGACCATGCAAGGCCTGCTCGATGATTGGGACCGGTTGATTCCGTTGATCGAGGCGCTGTCCATCGAGCTTGCCCACGGTGCGATTCCGCGCAAGCGGTTCCACGAACGCGAAGCCTGCGCCCCGCTGCCGCGTGCCTATCAGTGGGCCGATGGCAGCGCTTACGTCAATCACGTGGAACTTGTGCGCAAGGCCCGTGGCGCGGAACTGCCGGAAAGCTTCTGGACCGATCCACTGATGTATCAGGGTGGCAGCGATGACCTGCGGGGTGCGCGCGAACCCCTGTTGCTGGAAGACGAGGCATGGGGCTGCGATTTCGAGGCTGAGATCGTGGTGGTAACGGGTGATGTGCCGCAGGGCGTCTCACCGGCTGATGCGCTGCGTCACGTGCGCCTGATCGGGCTGGTCAACGACGTTTCGTTGCGCAACCTCATTCCCGGCGAACTGGCCAAGGGTTTCGGCTTTGTCCAGTCCAAGCCTGCCAGCCACTTCTCGCCCGTATTCATCACGCCGGAAACACTTGGCGATGCATGGCGCGGTGGCAAGTTGCAGCGTACGCTGATGGTTGACCTGAACGGCGCTCCCTTTGGCCGGATCGAAGCCGGCGAGGAATGCACGTTCGATTTCGGTGTGCTTATTGCGCATCTGGCCAAGACGCGGCGGATCGGCGCGGGTTCGATTATCGGATCGGGCACGGTATCGAACCGCGATGCCGACGGATCGCCCGGCCGCCCCGTGGCCCAGGGCGGGAGAGGCTATGCCTGCATCGCCGAACAACGGATGGTGGAAACGATCGCTGGTGGTAAGCCGGTGACGCCGTTCCTGAAATGGGGCGATAGCCTGCGCATCGAAATGCGGGACGCCAGGGGCAAGAGCATCTTCGGCGCTATCGAGCAGTCTGTAAGCCGCCCCTGA
- a CDS encoding acyl-CoA thioesterase II, which produces MTDNDNPNPQELVARLLDLLDVKDRGGDRFEGRRKIGGMGRVFGGQVIGQALASAERTVPHDRPVHSLHAYFLRGGNEDHAIDFKIDRDLDGGSFSNRRIVASQLGKPILNMVASFHRRESGFRHAAPMPQVPGPEGLASEAELLRLHIAKVPDSRREFLLRPRPIELRPAQRMPWMGGGPREPVLYTWFRAVSSLPDDPRIHRAVLAYASDMTLLSTATLPHEINWADGSMMAISLDHAVWFHDDFRADEWLLYACESPWADRGRGLNRGLIFSQDGRLVASATQEGLLRSIAPNG; this is translated from the coding sequence ATGACTGACAACGATAATCCGAATCCGCAGGAACTGGTCGCCCGGCTGCTCGACCTGCTCGATGTCAAAGATCGCGGAGGCGACCGCTTCGAAGGTCGGCGCAAAATCGGCGGCATGGGCCGCGTGTTCGGCGGACAAGTGATCGGTCAGGCGCTCGCCAGCGCCGAGCGCACCGTTCCCCACGATCGTCCCGTCCACTCCCTGCACGCCTATTTTCTGCGCGGCGGCAATGAAGACCACGCGATCGATTTCAAGATCGACCGCGATCTGGATGGCGGAAGCTTTTCAAACCGCCGCATCGTTGCCAGCCAGTTGGGCAAGCCGATCCTCAATATGGTTGCCTCGTTCCACAGGCGCGAATCCGGCTTCCGTCACGCAGCACCCATGCCGCAGGTGCCCGGCCCGGAAGGCCTTGCCAGCGAGGCGGAACTGCTGCGTCTGCACATCGCCAAAGTCCCGGATTCGCGGCGCGAATTTCTTTTGCGACCACGTCCGATCGAATTGCGTCCGGCCCAGCGGATGCCATGGATGGGCGGTGGGCCGCGTGAACCCGTTTTGTACACCTGGTTCCGGGCGGTGTCTTCGCTTCCCGACGATCCACGCATTCACCGCGCCGTACTTGCTTATGCCAGTGACATGACACTGCTGTCCACGGCAACACTGCCACACGAAATCAATTGGGCCGATGGCAGCATGATGGCCATCAGCCTTGATCATGCCGTATGGTTTCATGATGATTTCCGGGCGGACGAATGGCTGCTCTACGCCTGCGAAAGCCCTTGGGCCGACCGGGGACGGGGATTGAACCGCGGCCTGATCTTCAGCCAGGACGGGCGCCTTGTCGCCAGCGCCACACAGGAAGGCCTGCTCCGCTCGATCGCGCCAAACGGATAA
- a CDS encoding sodium-translocating pyrophosphatase encodes MNLVVLSILLGLLAIVYGFVTSRQVLGAPAGNAKMQEIAAAIQEGAQAYLKRQYTAISVVGIAVAIIIVATLGPVSATGFVIGAVLSGVAGFIGMNISVRSNVRTAAAAQTGLQAGLTLAFRAGAITGMLVAGLALLAIAVFYHYLTDIAGYTVGGDDRTVVDGLVALAFGASLISIFARLGGGIFTKAADVGADLVGKVEAGIPEDDPRNPAVIADNVGDNVGDCAGMAADLFETYVVTVGATMVLTALLLKGLGDGLGAMMALPLLIGGVCIVTSIIGTYFVRLGSSNNIMGAMYKGFLVTAALSVGAIWWAIDYALGGMETAMSYTIMADTVTFTGRTLFYCSLLGLVITGLIIWITEYYTGTNYRPVRSIAKSSETGHGTNVIQGLAISLESTAMPTLVICAGIIGAYQLAGLIGIAYAATAMLALAGMVVALDAYGPVTDNAGGIAEMAGLDDSVREKTDALDAVGNTTKAVTKGYAIGSAGLAALVLFAAYTTDLREFFPNLAVSFSLENPYVIVGLLLGALLPYLFGAMGMTAVGRAAGDVVLDVRNQFRDNPGIMAGTSKPDYARTVDLVTKAAIKEMIVPSLLPVLAPIVVYFVITAVAGQANGFAALGALLLGVIVGGLFVAISMTSGGGAWDNAKKYIEDGHHGGKGSEAHKAAVTGDTVGDPYKDTAGPAVNPMIKITNIVALLLLAALASHAAG; translated from the coding sequence GTGAACCTAGTCGTCTTATCGATTTTGCTTGGGTTACTGGCCATTGTTTATGGGTTCGTAACCAGCCGTCAGGTGCTCGGCGCACCGGCCGGCAACGCCAAAATGCAGGAAATTGCCGCCGCCATTCAGGAAGGTGCACAAGCTTATCTGAAGCGCCAGTACACCGCCATTTCGGTGGTCGGCATCGCCGTCGCCATCATCATTGTCGCAACGCTTGGTCCGGTATCTGCCACCGGCTTCGTGATCGGTGCTGTGCTTTCAGGCGTTGCAGGCTTCATCGGGATGAACATCTCGGTCCGCTCGAACGTCCGCACTGCTGCCGCTGCGCAGACCGGGCTGCAGGCAGGCCTCACGCTGGCATTCCGCGCAGGCGCGATCACCGGCATGCTGGTCGCGGGCCTCGCGCTGCTCGCCATTGCGGTGTTCTACCACTACCTGACCGATATCGCAGGCTATACCGTGGGCGGCGATGATCGCACCGTGGTCGACGGCCTCGTCGCGCTCGCCTTCGGCGCCTCGCTGATCTCGATCTTCGCGCGTCTGGGCGGCGGCATCTTCACCAAGGCGGCAGACGTGGGCGCAGACCTTGTCGGCAAGGTCGAGGCTGGCATTCCCGAAGACGATCCACGCAACCCCGCCGTCATCGCCGACAACGTGGGTGACAATGTCGGCGATTGCGCCGGCATGGCTGCCGACCTGTTCGAGACTTATGTCGTCACCGTGGGGGCCACGATGGTGCTCACCGCGCTGCTGCTCAAGGGTCTGGGCGATGGCCTTGGCGCGATGATGGCGCTGCCGCTGCTGATCGGCGGCGTGTGCATCGTCACCTCGATCATCGGCACCTACTTCGTCAGACTCGGCAGTTCGAACAACATCATGGGCGCGATGTACAAGGGCTTCCTTGTCACCGCCGCGCTGTCGGTCGGCGCGATCTGGTGGGCCATCGACTATGCCCTTGGCGGCATGGAAACGGCGATGAGCTACACCATCATGGCCGATACCGTCACCTTCACCGGACGGACGCTGTTCTATTGCTCGCTGCTCGGTCTGGTCATCACTGGCCTCATCATCTGGATCACCGAATACTACACCGGCACCAACTACCGCCCGGTCCGCTCGATCGCCAAGTCGTCGGAAACCGGCCACGGCACCAATGTCATTCAGGGTCTGGCTATCAGCCTTGAATCCACCGCCATGCCAACGCTGGTGATCTGCGCAGGCATCATTGGTGCCTACCAGCTCGCAGGCCTGATCGGCATCGCCTATGCAGCCACCGCCATGCTTGCGCTCGCCGGTATGGTCGTCGCGCTCGACGCCTATGGTCCGGTGACGGACAACGCCGGCGGCATTGCCGAAATGGCTGGTCTCGACGATTCGGTTCGTGAAAAGACCGATGCGCTCGATGCCGTGGGCAACACCACCAAGGCCGTTACCAAGGGCTATGCCATCGGCTCCGCCGGCCTTGCCGCGCTCGTCCTGTTTGCCGCCTACACCACTGACTTGCGAGAATTTTTCCCGAACCTCGCGGTCAGCTTCAGCCTTGAAAATCCCTACGTCATCGTCGGCCTGCTGCTTGGCGCGCTCCTGCCGTACCTGTTCGGTGCGATGGGCATGACCGCTGTGGGACGCGCCGCCGGAGACGTGGTGCTGGATGTGCGCAACCAGTTCCGCGATAATCCGGGGATCATGGCGGGCACCAGCAAGCCCGACTATGCCCGCACCGTGGACCTCGTAACCAAAGCCGCGATCAAGGAAATGATCGTCCCGTCGCTGCTGCCGGTGCTTGCGCCGATCGTCGTGTACTTCGTGATCACGGCCGTTGCCGGACAGGCCAACGGCTTTGCTGCGCTCGGCGCATTGCTGCTCGGCGTAATCGTCGGCGGTCTGTTCGTTGCCATTTCGATGACGTCGGGCGGCGGGGCATGGGACAATGCCAAGAAGTATATCGAAGACGGCCATCACGGCGGCAAGGGCAGTGAAGCCCACAAGGCTGCCGTCACGGGTGACACTGTGGGCGATCCCTACAAGGACACCGCAGGGCCTGCCGTCAACCCGATGATCAAGATCACCAACATCGTCGCGCTTCTTTTGCTGGCAGCGCTGGCCAGTCATGCCGCAGGCTGA
- a CDS encoding cupin-like domain-containing protein, with translation MTDQTSAFARTTPLDAFDRGSHAIFAASYPEVPHKLAHQLEDHPLMQLPALARMAEALPEASVEFNRSDLPLGLNGEKAPANGIGIGETILDIATTGSWAALKNIEQIPAYNDLLMALLTELRPTIEARTGAMLKPQGFIFVTSPGGVTPYHFDPEHNILLQLMGSKVMTMFPAGDARYAPDETHEGYHTGGGRELFWRDDLVAGGREWALHPGEALYVPVMSPHFVNNGPQPSVSLSITWRSEWSFAEADARAFNGLLRKVGITPRAPGRWPATNRAKALGWRLYSKARGLR, from the coding sequence ATGACCGACCAGACCAGCGCCTTTGCCCGAACGACCCCGCTCGATGCGTTCGACCGTGGCTCCCATGCCATCTTCGCCGCGTCCTACCCCGAAGTGCCGCACAAGCTGGCGCACCAGCTTGAAGATCACCCGCTGATGCAATTGCCAGCGCTTGCCCGGATGGCCGAAGCGCTTCCCGAAGCCTCGGTGGAATTCAACCGGTCCGACCTGCCGCTGGGCCTAAACGGCGAAAAGGCGCCAGCCAATGGCATCGGCATCGGCGAAACCATCCTTGATATCGCCACAACCGGCAGTTGGGCCGCACTCAAGAACATCGAACAGATACCTGCCTACAATGATCTGCTCATGGCATTGCTGACAGAACTCCGTCCAACCATTGAGGCACGAACAGGTGCCATGCTAAAACCGCAGGGGTTCATCTTCGTTACCAGTCCGGGCGGCGTCACGCCCTACCACTTCGATCCCGAACACAATATCCTGCTGCAATTGATGGGTAGCAAGGTCATGACGATGTTCCCTGCGGGCGATGCGCGCTATGCGCCCGATGAGACGCACGAAGGCTATCACACCGGCGGCGGACGCGAACTGTTCTGGCGCGATGACCTTGTTGCGGGTGGCCGCGAATGGGCATTGCATCCGGGCGAAGCGCTTTACGTTCCGGTCATGTCGCCCCACTTCGTCAACAATGGCCCCCAACCCTCGGTTTCGCTATCGATAACCTGGCGCTCGGAATGGAGTTTTGCCGAAGCCGATGCGCGCGCGTTCAATGGTCTGCTGCGCAAGGTCGGCATCACGCCTCGCGCACCCGGTCGCTGGCCCGCCACCAACCGCGCCAAGGCATTGGGCTGGCGGCTTTACAGCAAGGCACGCGGGCTTCGCTGA
- a CDS encoding TetR family transcriptional regulator yields the protein MSATLDEADSLESPGARELLLVTASSIMREGDVVDISLSELSLRSGLNSALVKYYFGNKAGLLKALLDRDMAAIVKSVDALLAKDDMDPEAKLRHHISKCIDTYYDFPYLNRLLMRLVRDSDETEARRIADQYLLPLNRAYFRFIGDGVEAGVFRPIDPQLFYFTLTGAADRFFSARLVLKHCFDQDALTEELRDSYREHTVDFVMAGILAR from the coding sequence ATGAGCGCGACATTGGACGAAGCCGACAGTCTTGAATCACCGGGCGCGCGCGAACTCCTGCTGGTGACGGCGTCGTCAATCATGCGCGAAGGCGACGTGGTCGACATTTCACTATCGGAATTGAGCTTGCGGTCGGGACTCAATTCGGCGCTGGTGAAATACTACTTCGGCAACAAGGCCGGCTTGCTCAAGGCACTGCTGGACCGGGACATGGCCGCCATCGTCAAATCCGTCGATGCCTTGCTGGCCAAGGATGACATGGACCCTGAGGCCAAGCTGCGGCATCATATTTCCAAATGCATCGATACTTATTACGATTTCCCGTACCTCAATCGCCTTTTGATGCGGCTGGTGCGCGATAGCGACGAGACTGAAGCACGGCGCATTGCCGACCAGTACCTGTTGCCGTTGAATCGCGCCTACTTTCGCTTCATCGGTGATGGGGTTGAGGCTGGGGTATTCCGGCCGATCGATCCGCAACTGTTCTATTTCACATTGACGGGTGCGGCCGACCGCTTCTTTTCAGCGCGGCTGGTGCTGAAACACTGCTTTGACCAGGATGCCCTGACCGAGGAACTGCGCGACAGCTACCGGGAGCACACCGTCGATTTTGTCATGGCCGGCATCCTTGCGCGCTGA
- a CDS encoding GNAT family N-acetyltransferase: MSTVAVANAPPGAVRGQAVAWREWAGDVPRARWQALSDTASTPNPFFEPWYLLPALESFDPDGRVQIFTLEFGDLLLGLFPVHNPARYGRWPLPHRSAWLHANAFLGAPLIRAGCEAMFWQALFDWADAAPGSALFLHLPAMPLEQPLTHALFDLSAGNRTSALVMREQRALLHSPLPPDLYLERALAGKKRKELRRQYARLAEQGALSFERHSEAQGIDAWIDDFLHLEGGGWKGKAGSAMACAPATETLFRNALKQAAMLGKLERLALVLDGRRIAMLANFLTPPGSFSYKTAFDEDFSRFSPGVLLQRENLALLARDDIAWCDSCAAPDHPMIDSLWTERRPIGRISIAIGGTLRRAAFKRLLSLELGRNPTGLT, translated from the coding sequence ATGTCCACCGTCGCCGTGGCAAATGCACCGCCCGGAGCCGTGCGCGGGCAGGCCGTGGCATGGCGGGAATGGGCAGGAGATGTGCCTCGCGCCCGCTGGCAGGCGCTTTCAGATACTGCTTCCACGCCCAATCCGTTCTTCGAACCGTGGTATCTGCTTCCCGCGCTCGAATCGTTCGATCCCGATGGACGCGTTCAGATATTCACGCTCGAATTCGGCGATCTGCTTCTGGGTCTGTTTCCCGTGCACAACCCTGCGCGCTATGGCCGCTGGCCGCTGCCGCATCGTTCCGCATGGCTTCACGCGAACGCGTTTCTCGGTGCGCCGCTGATCCGCGCGGGTTGCGAAGCCATGTTCTGGCAAGCGCTTTTCGATTGGGCAGATGCGGCCCCCGGTTCGGCCTTGTTCCTGCATTTGCCCGCCATGCCGCTGGAACAGCCGCTCACCCATGCGCTGTTCGATCTTTCAGCAGGGAACCGGACGTCCGCGCTGGTGATGCGCGAACAGCGGGCCTTGCTCCACTCCCCTCTGCCGCCAGATCTCTATCTCGAACGCGCGTTGGCCGGCAAGAAGCGCAAGGAACTGCGCCGCCAGTACGCGCGCCTTGCCGAACAGGGTGCGCTCTCGTTCGAACGGCACAGTGAAGCGCAAGGCATCGATGCATGGATAGACGATTTCCTGCATCTCGAAGGGGGTGGCTGGAAAGGCAAGGCTGGCAGCGCCATGGCTTGTGCGCCTGCCACCGAAACGCTTTTCCGCAACGCGCTGAAACAGGCCGCGATGCTGGGCAAACTTGAACGGCTGGCCCTTGTTCTCGATGGCCGTCGCATAGCCATGCTGGCCAATTTCCTGACTCCACCGGGCAGCTTTTCCTACAAGACCGCCTTCGACGAAGACTTTTCGCGTTTCTCGCCGGGCGTGTTGCTCCAGCGCGAAAACCTTGCCCTGCTGGCGCGTGATGACATCGCCTGGTGCGATAGTTGCGCCGCGCCCGATCACCCGATGATCGACAGTCTGTGGACCGAACGCCGCCCCATCGGCCGCATCTCCATCGCCATTGGCGGAACGCTTCGCCGGGCCGCATTCAAGCGGCTGCTGTCGCTCGAACTCGGCCGCAATCCGACCGGACTCACATGA
- a CDS encoding SDR family NAD(P)-dependent oxidoreductase encodes MKLDHTVSAVVTGGASGLGAATARALAAKGVKVALFDLQKDKGEALAAEIGGVFCEVNVTSDESVDAGFARARAAHGQERVLVNCAGTANAIKTASRSKEDGTVKHFPLDAFNRIIQINLVGTFRCIAKSAAGMLTLEPCDEFGERGAIVNTASVAAEDGQIGQAAYSASKAGVVGMTLPIARDLMNEGIRVNTILPGIFDTPLMAAAPENLRAALAASVPFPKRFGMPDEYAKVALCMIETSYLNGEDVRLDGAIRMAPR; translated from the coding sequence ATGAAGCTGGATCACACAGTGTCTGCGGTTGTAACGGGCGGCGCTTCGGGCCTTGGCGCGGCCACCGCGCGCGCGTTGGCCGCCAAAGGCGTGAAGGTGGCCCTGTTCGATCTGCAGAAGGACAAGGGCGAGGCATTGGCCGCCGAAATCGGTGGCGTGTTCTGCGAAGTGAATGTGACAAGCGATGAAAGCGTCGACGCGGGTTTTGCCAGGGCGCGCGCGGCCCACGGGCAGGAGCGGGTGCTTGTGAACTGTGCAGGCACCGCCAACGCGATCAAGACAGCCAGCCGGTCCAAGGAAGATGGAACGGTCAAGCACTTCCCGCTCGATGCATTCAACCGGATCATCCAGATAAATCTGGTCGGCACGTTCCGGTGCATCGCAAAATCTGCGGCGGGCATGCTCACGCTTGAACCCTGCGACGAATTTGGCGAGCGCGGGGCCATCGTCAACACCGCATCGGTTGCGGCGGAAGATGGGCAAATCGGACAGGCAGCCTATTCCGCATCGAAAGCTGGTGTGGTTGGCATGACATTGCCGATTGCGCGCGATCTGATGAACGAGGGCATCCGGGTCAACACCATCCTGCCCGGTATCTTCGATACGCCCCTGATGGCAGCGGCGCCTGAAAACTTACGCGCGGCTCTCGCGGCGTCGGTGCCGTTCCCCAAGCGCTTCGGAATGCCCGACGAATATGCGAAAGTGGCCTTGTGCATGATCGAGACAAGTTATCTCAACGGGGAGGATGTGCGCCTTGACGGCGCGATCCGCATGGCGCCACGCTGA
- a CDS encoding MarR family winged helix-turn-helix transcriptional regulator, which yields MPGTATRLSDFMPYRMAITSNAVSGLISGEYRSEFGLKIPEWRIMAVLGDAGSLTQRDLVRATLMDKVAVNRACKVLEDRGYVQRSPNEMDGRSHHLELTVAGRDLHGKIWPQAVEIYEKIFSAITPREQEKLRTILDKLLKAARTIEGDEK from the coding sequence ATGCCCGGAACAGCGACCAGACTCTCTGACTTCATGCCCTACAGGATGGCGATCACCTCCAATGCGGTGAGCGGTCTGATATCGGGCGAATATCGCAGTGAATTCGGTCTGAAAATTCCCGAATGGCGGATCATGGCGGTGCTGGGCGATGCGGGTTCGCTTACCCAGCGCGATCTGGTCCGGGCCACGCTGATGGACAAGGTCGCGGTCAATCGGGCATGCAAGGTCCTGGAAGACCGGGGCTATGTCCAGCGCAGCCCGAACGAGATGGACGGCCGTTCGCATCACCTGGAATTGACGGTTGCAGGCCGGGATCTGCACGGCAAGATCTGGCCGCAGGCCGTGGAAATCTACGAGAAGATCTTCTCGGCTATCACGCCGCGCGAACAGGAAAAGTTGAGGACGATTCTCGACAAGCTGCTGAAGGCCGCGCGCACCATCGAAGGCGACGAAAAGTGA
- the thiL gene encoding thiamine-phosphate kinase, whose protein sequence is MSKEMALIEAMRALAPHPAARGLADDCAVLDFGGEALVLTHDMMVEGVHWLPGQDMADVAWKLVATNLSDLAAKGAEPVGVLLGFTLGGGDARFIEGLAGALAAFNVPLLGGDTVSANGPRSLGLTALGRATHRPPPSRAGARPGDTLWLTGPVGAAMLGFEALRDNSGTDSAAFRRPCPRLAEGCALAPVATAMMDVSDGLLIDAARMADASGVTFAIDGPAVPFPVGLPPARRDEAMRWGDDYELLFTLPPGVQPTVAAFPIGIATNRNISPVIIDGIAPNGPLGYTHD, encoded by the coding sequence ATGAGCAAGGAAATGGCCCTGATCGAAGCCATGCGCGCGTTGGCGCCACACCCTGCCGCGCGCGGGCTGGCAGACGATTGCGCGGTGCTCGATTTTGGCGGCGAAGCGCTTGTGCTCACTCACGACATGATGGTCGAAGGCGTCCATTGGCTGCCGGGACAGGACATGGCTGATGTCGCGTGGAAGCTCGTCGCCACCAACCTTTCGGATCTTGCAGCAAAAGGCGCAGAGCCTGTCGGGGTTCTGCTCGGTTTCACGCTGGGCGGCGGTGACGCGCGCTTTATCGAAGGTCTTGCAGGAGCGCTGGCGGCCTTCAATGTGCCGCTGCTCGGTGGCGATACGGTCAGCGCAAATGGCCCGCGCAGCCTGGGTCTTACCGCGCTGGGCCGCGCCACGCACCGCCCGCCCCCGTCACGCGCAGGCGCGCGCCCCGGCGATACCCTGTGGCTGACCGGTCCGGTCGGCGCGGCCATGCTCGGCTTCGAAGCGCTGCGCGATAATTCCGGGACCGATAGCGCCGCGTTCCGCCGCCCGTGCCCCCGCCTTGCCGAAGGCTGCGCGCTCGCGCCCGTCGCCACCGCGATGATGGACGTTTCCGACGGACTGCTGATTGACGCTGCCCGCATGGCCGACGCCAGCGGCGTGACCTTCGCGATCGATGGTCCTGCCGTTCCCTTTCCCGTCGGCCTCCCTCCCGCCCGCCGCGACGAGGCGATGCGCTGGGGCGACGATTACGAACTGCTGTTCACCCTGCCCCCCGGCGTTCAGCCAACCGTCGCTGCATTCCCCATCGGCATCGCAACAAACCGTAACATATCGCCCGTTATCATCGATGGCATCGCGCCGAACGGGCCGCTGGGTTACACGCACGATTGA